In the genome of Oceanispirochaeta sp., one region contains:
- a CDS encoding ATP-dependent DNA helicase RecQ: protein MPFIASGKTPLNPLEILKSRFKHTAFQGDQEKIINRLLSGKDHHCLVLMPTGGGKSLCYQLTALCLPGKTLVISPLISLMKDQVDALRKKGIEASFINSTVSKGDREKRLEEFVYGKTKIFYVTPERFKKAEFMEKVKRVELSLLAVDEAHCISAWGNDFRPDFSRIGEYRKSLGNPLTIALTATATVDVQEDILRVLQLDESSVKTFNQGIQRPNLHLEAEEVVDDEMKLERMVGIIARIPGSGIIYFSLIKTLETFSALLDQLGITHLVYHGKLDQSQRKRVQNTFMKGSELVLATNAFGMGIDKKDIRFIVHAEIPGSLESYYQEIGRAGRDGQDSLCSLFYNQDDLMIHMDFIKWSNPEPSFYQKLFQFLEKEIEKANIFGLEYLREQLVYKNRYDFRLDTALGLLERHGVTSGSIDDKNLKLTASLPESLIDESVHEKHINHDRQKLLGIVNYFRTDSCRFSFLEEYFGITSAHRCRNCDNC, encoded by the coding sequence ATGCCCTTTATCGCTTCCGGAAAAACTCCCTTGAATCCCCTCGAAATCCTGAAAAGCCGTTTTAAACATACCGCTTTTCAGGGAGATCAGGAAAAAATCATAAACCGCCTACTCTCAGGAAAGGATCATCACTGTCTCGTGTTGATGCCCACCGGCGGGGGTAAATCTCTGTGTTATCAGCTAACCGCACTCTGCCTGCCCGGGAAAACCCTGGTTATCAGTCCCCTCATATCCCTGATGAAAGATCAGGTGGATGCCCTGAGGAAGAAGGGAATCGAGGCTTCTTTTATCAATTCCACAGTCTCTAAAGGGGACAGGGAAAAACGGCTGGAAGAGTTTGTATACGGGAAAACCAAGATTTTCTATGTGACGCCGGAGCGGTTCAAAAAAGCCGAATTCATGGAAAAAGTTAAGCGGGTGGAACTCTCCCTTCTGGCAGTCGATGAGGCTCATTGCATCTCGGCCTGGGGCAACGATTTCAGGCCCGATTTCAGCCGTATCGGAGAGTACCGGAAGAGTCTCGGAAACCCTCTGACCATTGCTCTGACCGCAACAGCGACTGTGGATGTGCAGGAGGATATCCTTCGTGTTCTTCAATTGGATGAGTCTTCCGTTAAGACATTCAACCAGGGCATTCAAAGACCCAATCTTCATCTGGAAGCCGAAGAAGTGGTAGATGATGAGATGAAACTGGAACGGATGGTCGGGATCATCGCCCGTATCCCCGGTAGTGGTATCATTTATTTTTCACTGATCAAAACCTTGGAAACATTCTCTGCCTTGCTGGACCAATTGGGAATTACACATCTGGTGTATCATGGAAAACTGGATCAATCCCAGAGGAAGAGGGTTCAGAATACCTTTATGAAGGGATCTGAACTGGTTCTGGCGACCAATGCCTTCGGGATGGGGATCGATAAAAAGGATATCCGTTTCATTGTGCATGCAGAAATTCCGGGGAGTCTTGAATCCTACTATCAGGAGATCGGCCGGGCAGGGCGGGATGGTCAGGACTCACTGTGTTCCCTGTTTTATAACCAGGATGATTTGATGATTCATATGGATTTTATAAAATGGTCCAACCCGGAGCCCTCTTTTTATCAGAAGCTGTTTCAATTTTTGGAAAAGGAGATCGAAAAAGCTAATATTTTCGGCCTGGAATACCTGAGAGAGCAGCTGGTTTACAAAAACCGATACGATTTCCGCCTTGATACCGCCCTGGGATTGTTGGAGCGCCATGGGGTCACATCCGGGTCTATTGACGATAAAAACCTGAAACTCACAGCATCCCTGCCCGAGTCCCTGATTGATGAATCGGTGCATGAAAAACATATAAACCATGACAGGCAGAAGCTTTTAGGAATTGTGAATTACTTCCGTACCGATTCCTGCCGGTTTTCCTTTCTTGAAGAGTATTTTGGCATTACCAGTGCACACCGCTGCCGGAATTGTGACAACTGCTGA
- a CDS encoding NAD(P)/FAD-dependent oxidoreductase, whose amino-acid sequence MKEYDIVVIGAGSGGITAAVTAAGFRKKVLLIDKSKPGGECTWSGCIPSKALIHEAKKINTIRKTIKDFPYDSKEALDHVHRVRETVYSHETPESLSKSGIEYLQGRASFKDSRTLLVGNQEVKGKKYIISTGSSPFVPPLEGLDSVSYLTNESVFELERLPDSLIILGGGPIGIELAQAASRLGTRVQIVEMMPELISGEEIFVSHAIGKQLESEGVQLHLGARATRISGKDNRISLVYEKEGLELTIEADSLLVAIGRRPNLEDLELDQAGIRYNRKGIEVNSRLQTTQAHIYAIGDVVGPYLFSHMANAQGILATQNAILPFKRKINYDQAAWVTFTEPEIARTGMTETEARKARGDKIRVYEYDFNELDRAMTIGPTNEKMKVILDRKGKLLGLSILADRAGELLGEALLLKSRGINFARLGSVVHPYPGYSDVFSKIGKRVMVDNLLNHPVVKLFRKK is encoded by the coding sequence ATGAAAGAATACGATATCGTGGTTATCGGAGCCGGTTCGGGTGGCATCACAGCGGCTGTCACGGCTGCCGGATTCAGAAAGAAAGTATTGCTCATAGATAAAAGCAAACCCGGGGGAGAGTGTACCTGGTCAGGTTGTATTCCCAGTAAGGCCCTGATTCATGAGGCCAAAAAAATAAATACCATCAGAAAAACCATAAAGGATTTTCCCTACGATAGTAAAGAGGCCCTCGATCATGTCCATCGGGTAAGAGAGACGGTCTACTCCCATGAAACACCTGAGTCCCTGTCAAAATCCGGGATCGAATACCTTCAGGGAAGAGCCAGTTTCAAGGATTCCAGGACATTGCTGGTGGGTAATCAGGAGGTCAAGGGTAAAAAATACATCATCTCTACAGGGTCCTCCCCCTTTGTGCCACCCCTTGAGGGACTCGATTCTGTTTCTTATCTCACAAATGAAAGTGTTTTTGAGCTGGAAAGACTCCCCGATAGCCTCATTATACTGGGGGGTGGTCCCATCGGGATCGAACTGGCCCAGGCTGCTTCAAGGTTGGGGACCAGGGTGCAGATTGTCGAGATGATGCCCGAACTTATCTCTGGAGAAGAGATCTTTGTTTCTCATGCCATCGGGAAGCAGCTGGAGTCTGAGGGCGTTCAGCTGCATCTGGGGGCCAGGGCGACCCGCATTTCCGGAAAGGACAATAGAATCTCTCTTGTCTATGAAAAAGAGGGTCTCGAGCTGACAATTGAAGCGGATTCCCTGTTGGTTGCCATCGGCCGGAGACCCAATTTGGAGGATCTGGAACTGGATCAGGCCGGGATCAGGTACAACCGCAAAGGTATTGAAGTCAATTCCCGACTGCAGACTACACAAGCCCATATTTATGCCATTGGAGATGTGGTCGGTCCCTACCTTTTCTCCCATATGGCCAATGCCCAGGGGATACTGGCGACTCAGAATGCCATTCTTCCCTTCAAGAGGAAGATCAATTATGATCAGGCAGCCTGGGTCACATTCACCGAACCTGAGATAGCCCGGACGGGGATGACAGAAACCGAAGCCAGGAAAGCCCGGGGCGATAAGATCCGGGTTTATGAATATGATTTCAATGAGCTGGACCGGGCCATGACCATAGGCCCGACTAATGAAAAGATGAAGGTCATCCTGGACCGCAAAGGGAAGCTTCTGGGGCTCTCTATTCTGGCCGATAGGGCAGGTGAATTGTTGGGTGAGGCACTGCTTCTCAAGTCCCGTGGAATCAATTTTGCCAGGCTGGGTTCTGTCGTGCATCCCTATCCCGGCTACAGCGATGTGTTTTCGAAGATTGGTAAGAGAGTCATGGTGGATAATCTTTTGAACCACCCTGTGGTAAAACTCTTCAGAAAGAAGTAA
- a CDS encoding DUF1499 domain-containing protein, whose protein sequence is MKYFIIAASLMTLLILMMAVKNARTPQGLGVNEGQLAALPGTPNAVSSQTGDTEKRVDPFPFKGDIKETKRMIKQALQDYGNIEIEAETDSYIHAVSTTRKMKYHDDLEFYFDEKDQVVHFRSASRVGKSDLGLNSDRYNHLMESYKQQQ, encoded by the coding sequence TTGAAATATTTTATTATTGCAGCATCATTAATGACCCTGTTGATTTTAATGATGGCGGTAAAGAATGCAAGGACTCCCCAGGGGTTGGGTGTGAATGAAGGGCAACTGGCTGCTCTGCCCGGGACGCCTAATGCCGTTTCCAGTCAAACCGGGGATACTGAAAAGAGGGTCGACCCTTTTCCATTCAAAGGCGATATAAAAGAGACAAAGCGTATGATTAAACAGGCATTGCAGGACTATGGAAATATCGAAATTGAAGCGGAAACAGACAGCTACATTCATGCGGTCAGTACGACCCGGAAGATGAAGTATCATGATGACCTGGAGTTCTATTTCGATGAAAAAGACCAGGTCGTTCACTTTCGCTCGGCATCCAGGGTCGGGAAATCAGACCTGGGCTTGAACAGTGACCGGTATAATCATTTGATGGAATCCTACAAACAGCAACAGTAG
- the floA gene encoding flotillin-like protein FloA (flotillin-like protein involved in membrane lipid rafts), translating into MFIALYIVIAVFCLIVLMIFVFFFGLWFRALLSGAPVKMNRIIGMWIRKVKSKVVVESRIMLVKAGLNMNSDLLETHLLAGGDIIRVSRALIAANKANLDLSFSKAAAIDLAGRDVLEAVKTCVNPKVIDCPNPDKGKESISAVAKDGIQLMAKARVTVRTNLARLIGGATEETIIARVGEGIVTTIGSAATYKDVLENPDNISKTVLAKGLDAGTAFEILSIDIADIDVGSNIGAKLQADQAEADMRRFQAVAEQRRAAAKAREQEMLAEIQENRAKVVLAEVEIPKAISESFRNGHLGIMDYYRIQNIQADTTMRNSIGGDMKDGESGKKP; encoded by the coding sequence ATGTTTATTGCTCTGTATATTGTTATTGCTGTTTTCTGTCTCATAGTCCTGATGATTTTTGTCTTTTTTTTCGGACTCTGGTTCAGAGCCTTATTGTCCGGGGCTCCAGTGAAAATGAACCGGATCATCGGCATGTGGATCAGGAAGGTAAAATCAAAAGTCGTTGTTGAAAGCCGCATCATGCTGGTAAAAGCCGGTCTGAATATGAATTCAGATCTGCTGGAGACCCATCTCCTGGCTGGAGGTGATATCATTCGGGTCAGCCGGGCCCTCATCGCTGCCAATAAAGCAAACCTTGATCTGTCCTTTTCAAAAGCGGCAGCCATTGATCTGGCAGGAAGAGACGTATTAGAAGCTGTTAAAACCTGTGTCAATCCCAAAGTCATTGACTGCCCGAATCCGGACAAGGGAAAGGAGTCCATATCGGCGGTGGCAAAGGACGGCATACAATTGATGGCCAAGGCCCGTGTGACTGTTCGTACCAACCTGGCACGCCTCATTGGTGGTGCGACGGAAGAGACCATCATCGCCCGTGTGGGAGAAGGGATCGTCACGACCATAGGATCGGCTGCAACCTACAAGGATGTGCTGGAAAACCCAGACAACATATCCAAAACCGTTCTGGCCAAGGGGCTGGATGCGGGAACAGCCTTTGAGATCCTTTCCATTGATATCGCCGATATAGATGTGGGTTCCAATATCGGTGCTAAACTCCAGGCGGATCAGGCCGAAGCGGATATGCGGCGTTTTCAGGCAGTAGCGGAACAGAGGCGTGCCGCAGCCAAGGCCAGAGAGCAGGAAATGCTGGCTGAAATACAGGAAAACAGAGCCAAGGTTGTCCTGGCGGAAGTGGAAATTCCAAAAGCTATATCTGAATCATTCCGGAATGGACATCTGGGCATCATGGATTACTACCGTATTCAAAATATTCAGGCAGATACAACCATGCGCAACAGCATTGGGGGTGATATGAAAGACGGAGAGTCAGGTAAAAAGCCATGA
- a CDS encoding NfeD family protein gives MLGKYFFLTFLFVFLFSSIPSVLPESLPDGPVYLIPVKEEIDPFLSIYLKRSILKAKEDNSPLIIFELNTFGGRVDSALEITSLIGSIQWAHTVAYIPSGSEGTGVSWSAGALISFSCDSIYMDSGTSIGAAAPVYQTAEGMVMAEEKVVSAVRGQMAALAEKNGYSRSIALAMVDPDIELFEVKTTEGIRLLTPEDMGELEKGKMVCAEGKLLTLTAGEMEKYGMSSATVSGRESLYDALSITQSSVSILEKTTSDWIVAFLSSAAVASLLIMVGIVALYMEVTSPGFGIPGTIALVCFVLVFISSTLIGNLGSLELLLFLMGIILLLIEVFIIPGFGITGITGIILILVSLVLARQDFVIPEYSWQWDLFRQNLFYVSLSLMGAIPLIAVLMIFLPHSRLFNRLILKETPPVLTEHEPQKHSHITIGEKALALTDLRPVGKAEIRGTVYIVQTEGEYLEMDSPLIVIHNEGLRLVVKRG, from the coding sequence ATGTTAGGAAAATACTTCTTTCTTACTTTTCTTTTTGTATTTCTATTCTCATCTATCCCCTCTGTCCTTCCGGAGTCTCTACCGGACGGGCCGGTGTATCTGATTCCTGTCAAAGAAGAGATCGATCCGTTTCTGTCTATATATCTAAAACGAAGCATCCTTAAAGCGAAAGAAGATAATTCTCCCCTCATCATTTTTGAATTGAACACCTTTGGCGGGAGGGTCGATTCGGCCCTGGAAATCACCTCACTCATAGGGTCTATTCAGTGGGCTCATACGGTGGCTTATATTCCTTCCGGATCGGAAGGAACGGGTGTCAGCTGGTCAGCAGGTGCCTTGATATCCTTTTCCTGTGACAGTATCTACATGGATTCCGGAACATCGATCGGGGCGGCCGCTCCTGTGTATCAAACAGCCGAAGGCATGGTCATGGCCGAAGAAAAGGTGGTCAGCGCCGTGCGGGGTCAGATGGCTGCCCTGGCAGAGAAGAACGGATACTCCAGATCCATAGCCCTGGCCATGGTAGACCCGGACATTGAACTCTTTGAGGTCAAAACGACGGAGGGCATCCGCCTTCTGACTCCCGAAGACATGGGAGAGTTGGAGAAAGGTAAAATGGTGTGCGCCGAGGGAAAACTCCTGACTCTAACCGCAGGAGAAATGGAGAAATATGGAATGTCCTCCGCCACGGTATCGGGAAGGGAGAGCCTGTATGATGCCCTTTCTATCACACAATCTTCTGTAAGCATTCTTGAGAAAACAACTTCAGACTGGATCGTTGCATTTTTAAGCAGTGCTGCCGTGGCCAGCCTTCTGATAATGGTCGGAATTGTGGCCCTGTATATGGAGGTGACCAGTCCGGGATTCGGGATTCCCGGAACCATCGCCCTGGTCTGTTTTGTCCTGGTCTTCATCTCCAGCACATTGATCGGAAACCTGGGTTCTCTGGAACTGCTGCTTTTTCTGATGGGCATCATATTGCTGCTTATTGAAGTATTCATCATTCCCGGTTTCGGGATAACCGGTATCACCGGAATCATTCTTATCCTTGTGTCTCTTGTTCTTGCCCGGCAGGATTTTGTCATACCCGAATACTCCTGGCAGTGGGATCTATTCAGACAAAACCTCTTCTATGTCTCCTTAAGCCTGATGGGTGCCATCCCACTCATTGCTGTCCTTATGATCTTCCTTCCCCATTCCAGGCTCTTCAACCGTCTTATATTGAAAGAGACCCCTCCAGTCCTGACGGAGCACGAACCACAGAAACATTCCCACATAACCATTGGTGAGAAGGCACTGGCATTGACAGACTTAAGGCCAGTGGGAAAGGCCGAAATCAGGGGAACAGTTTATATTGTCCAGACAGAAGGGGAATATCTCGAAATGGATTCACCCTTGATTGTAATCCACAATGAGGGACTGCGCCTTGTAGTCAAGAGAGGTTAG